Within Paeniglutamicibacter psychrophenolicus, the genomic segment GGCGAGACCGAGCTGACCCCGGAAGAGCGCCTGTTGCGCGCCATCTTCGGCGAGAAGTCCCGCGAAGTGCGCGACACCTCCCTGAAGGTGCCGCACGGCGAGTCCGGCGTGGTCATCGGTGTTCGCATCTTCGATCGCGACAACGACGACGACCTGCCCCCGGGCGTCAACCAGCTGGTCCGCGTTTACGTGGCCCAGAAGCGCAAGATCACCAACGGTGACAAGCTCGCCGGCCGCCACGGCAACAAGGGCGTCATCTCCAAGATCCTGCCGATCGAGGACATGCCGTTCCTGGAAGACGGAACCGCCGTCGACATCGTCCTGAACCCGTTGGGTGTTCCGGGTCGAATGAACGTCGGACAGGTCCTGGAAATCCACCTGGCCTGGGCCGCGAAGCAGGGCTGGAAGATCGAGGGCGAGCCCGAGTGGGTCAAGAACCTGCCGGCCCTCCCGCGTGAAATGGGATCCACCAAGGTTGCCAGCCCCGTCTTCGACGGTGCGTCGGAGGACGAAATCCGCGGGCTGCTCGACCACACTGCGGTGACCCGCGACGGCGTGCGCCTGATCGGCAACTCCGGCAAGACCCGTCTGTTTGACGGCCGCTCCGGCGAGCCGTTCCCGGATCCGGTCTCCGTGGGCTACATGTACATCCTGAAGCTCCACCACCTGGTGGACGACAAGATCCACGCCCGCTCCACCGGCCCGTACTCCATGATCACCCAGCAGCCGCTGGGTGGTAAGGCACAGTTCGGTGGCCAGCGCTTTGGTGAGATGGAAGTGTGGGCCCTGGAGGCCTACGGTGCCGCATACACCTTGCAGGAACTGCTCACGATCAAGTCCGATGACATCCACGGTCGCGTGAAGGTCTACGAGGCGATCGTCAAGGGCGAGAACATCCCGGAGCCTGGCGTTCCGGAATCGTTCAAGGTCCTGATCAAGGAAATGCAGTCGTTGTGCTTGAACGTCGAGGTCCTTGGAACCGACGGCCAAACCATCGAAATGCGAGACTCGGATGAAGAAGTCTTCCGGGCCGCGGAAGAACTCGGCATCGACCTTTCCCGGTCGGAACCGAACTCCGTCGAAGAAGTTTAGTTCGCGCCAAGTGAGCCTTTGTTCCCGGGTACAGCGGAGGGGCACGCAGCAATGCGTCCCCCCGCTCGCCCGGGAACAGCGGACCAGCTTGCAAGGACTGAAACTCTTTCAGACCCACGGTGAGCGCCCAGCCAACAGGTTGGGCGAACACCTCACCACATTAGACTTCAGAGAACTTAGAAGAGAGATAAGGACCATATGTCCAGCGAATCCTCATTCGGCCTCATGCGCATCGGCCTGGCAACTGCGGAAGAGATCCGCGGGTGGAGCTACGGCGAGGTAAAGAAGCCCGAAACCATCAACTACCGCACCCTCAAGCCGGAAAAGGACGGTCTTTTCTGCGAAAAGATCTTCGGTCCCACCCGTGACTGGGAGTGCAACTGCGGCAAGTACAAGCGCGTGCGTTTCAAGGGCATCATTTGCGAACGCTGTGGCGTAGAAGTCACCCGCGCCAAGGTCCGCCGCGAACGCATGGGCCACATCGAGCTCGCCGCTCCGGTGACCCACATCTGGTACTTCAAGGGCGTTCCCTCGCGCTTGGGCTACCTGCTTGACCTGGCCCCGAAGGATCTTGAGAAGATCATTTACTTCGCGGCCTACATGGTCACCGCCGTTGATGAAGAGCGCCGCCACGCCGAGCTGCCGAACCTCCAGGCCCAGCATGACCTGGAACGCAAGCAGCTGGTTGACACCCGCGACTCCGACATCGCCTCCATCGCCCGCGAACTCGAGGACCAGCTTGCTGCCCTCGAAGCCGACGGCGCCAAGGCAGCGGAAAAGAAGAAGACCCGCGACCTCGCGGACAAGACCATGGCCCAGGTGCGCAAGCGCGCCGACGCCGACATCGAGCGTCTTGACCAGGTCTGGGACCGCTTCAAGAACCTGAAGGTCGCTGACCTCGAGGGTGACGAAGGCCTGTTCCGTTCGCTGCGCGAACGCTACGGACTGTACTTCGAAGGCTCCATGGGTGCCGAAGCCATCAAGAAGCGCCTCGAGTCCTTCGACATGGAAGCGGAAGCCGAGATCCTTCGGGAAATCATCGAGACCGGCAAGGGCCAGCGCAAGACCCGTGCCCTGAAGCGCCTCAAGGTCGTCAACGCGTTCCTGACCACCACCAACTCCCCGTTGGGCATGGTCCTGGACGCCGTTCCGGTGATCCCGCCGGAGCTTCGCCCGATGGTGCAGCTGGACGGTGGCCGCTTCGCGACCTCCGACCTCAACGACCTGTACCGCCGCGTGATCAACCGCAACAACCGCCTCAAGCGCTTGTTGGACCTCGGCGCGCCGGAAATCATCGTGAACAACGAAAAGCGCATGCTGCAGGAAGCTGTGGACTCGCTCTTCGACAACGGCCGTCGTGGCCGTCCGGTGACCGGTCCGGGTAACCGTCCGCTGAAGTCCCTGAGCGACATGCTCAAGGGCAAGCAGGGACGATTCCGCCAGAACCTCCTCGGCAAGCGCGTCGACTACTCGGGCCGTTCGGTCATCGTGGTCGGCCCGCAGCTGAAGCTGCACCAGTGTGGCCTGCCCAAGCAGATGGCCCTGGAGCTCTTCAAGCCGTTCGTGATGAAGCGCCTGGTTGACCTCAACCACGCACAGAACATCAAGAGCGCCAAGCGCATGGTCGAGCGTTACCGTCCGCAGGTCTGGGACGTTCTCGAAGAGATCATCACCGAGCACCCGGTGCTGCTGAACCGTGCACCCACCCTGCACCGTTTGGGCATCCAGGCGTTCGAGCCGCAGCTGGTTGAAGGCAAGGCCCTTCAGCTCCACCCGCTGGTTTGTGCTGCCTTCAACGCCGACTTCGACGGTGACCAGATGGCAGTTCACCTGCCGCTGAGCCCCGAGGCCCAGGCCGAGGCACGCATCTTGATGCTGTCCTCGAACAACATCCTGAAGCCGTCCGATGGCCGCCCGGTTGCACTTCCTTCGCAGGATATGATCATCGGTCTGCACCACTTGACCACCAAGCGCCTGGACGAGAAGGGCGCCGGTCGTGCGTTCTCCTCGGCCGCCGAGGCGATCATGGCGATGGACCGCGGCGAGCTGCACCTGAACGCACCGGCCAAGATCCGCGTTTCGGGCTTCGTCCCGTCCGCTGACCAGCCGGCTCCGGATGGTTGGGTCGAGGGCACCGAGGCGCTCATCGATACCTCCCTCGGACAGGTCCTGTTCAACGAGACCCTGCCTGCGGATTACCCGTGGGTTGAGCGTGTCGCTGGCAAGGATGCCCTCTCGGACATCGTCAACGACCTGGCCGAGCGGTACCCGAAGGTTGTTACCGCGGCAACGCTGGACAACCTGAAGGATGCAGGCTTCAAGTGGGCCACCCGCTCGGGCATCACCGTTGCCATCTCCGACATCACCTCGAACATGGACAAGGCCACCATCCTTGCCCCGTACGAGGAGAAGGCGCGTCGCGTCCAGTCGCAGTACGACAAGGGCCTGATTGCCGACTCGGAGCGCCGCCAGGACCTGATCGACATCTGGACCAAGGCGACCGACGAGGTTGCCGCGGCCATGCAGGCCGGCATGGAAGAGCTGAACACCATCAACCGCATGGTGACCTCCAAGGCTCGTGGTAACTGGCTGCAGCTGCGCCAGATTGCCGGTATCCGTGGCCTGGTGTCCAACCCCAAGGGTGAGATCATCCCGCGTCCGATCAAGTCTTCATACCGTGAAGGCCTGTCGGTTCTCGAGTACTTCATCGCGACCCACGGTGCCCGTAAGGGCCTGGCGGATACCGCGCTGAAGACCGCCAACTCGGGTTACCTGACCCGTCGACTGGTGGACGTCTCGCAGGATGTCATCGTGCGCGAGCAGGATTGCGGCACCAGCCGTGGCCTGAACGTGCCGATCGCCTACACCGACGAGATCGGTACCGTGCGCATGCACGAAACCGTTGAGAACTCGGCCTACACCCGTACCTTGGCCACCGACGTCGTAGACGCCGACGGCAAGGTGCTGGCAGCAGGCGGCTCGGACGTGGGCGACGTGCTCATCGACGAACTGTTCGCAGCCGGTGTCACCGACATCAAGGTCCGCTCCGTGCTGACCTGTGAGTCGGCAGTCGGAACTTGTGCACTGTGCTACGGTCGCTCGCTTGCAAGCGGCAAGACCGTTGACATCGGTGAGGCTGTTGGCATTATTGCCGCTCAGTCCATTGGTGAGCCCGGTACCCAGCTGACCATGCGTACCTTCCACACCGGTGGCGCTGCCTCCGCGGAAGATATCACCCAGGGTCTGCCGCGTATCCAGGAGCTCTTCGAGGCACGTACCCCCAAGGGTGTTGCCCCGATCTCCGAGGTTGCCGGTCGCGTGACCATCGAGGATTCCGAGAAGCAGCTTCGCATCGTGATCACCCCGGACAACGGCGACGAAGAAATCGCCTACCCGGTGCTGCGTCGTGCACGTCTGTTGGTTATCGAGGGCGAATCCGTCACCGTTGGCCAGCAGCTGGTTGCCGGTGCGATCGATCCGAAGCAGGTCCTGCGAGTTCTTGGCCCGCGTGAGGCACAAAAGTTCCTCGTACGCGAAGTCCAGGAGGTCTACCAGTCCCAGGGCGTTGGCATCCACGACAAGCACGTGGAAGTCATCGTTCGCCAGATGCTTCGCCGCATCACCGTCATCGAGTCGGGCGAAACCGACTTGCTGCCGGGCGAGCTTGCGGACAAGGCACGCTTCCAGTCGGAGAACCGCAAGGCCGTCTCCGAGGGCAAGCGTCCGGCATCCGGTCGCGACGAGCTGATGGGTATCACCAAGGCTTCCTTGGCCACCGATTCCTGGCTCTCGGCCGCGTCCTTCCAGGAGACCACTCGTGTCCTGACCCAGGCCGCAATGGAAGGCAAGTCCGATCCATTGCTCGGCCTGAAGGAAAACGTCATCATCGGTAAGCTCATCCCGGCCGGTACCGGCCTGGACCGCTACACCCAGGTGAACGTGGAACCGACCGAGGCAGCGAAGGCTTCGCTGTTCACCGGGCAGTCCGCCTTCTCCACCGGCATGGACTACGAAGGTCTGGAGCCGGGCCTGAGCCCGGAATTCCACGCCATCGCCATGGATGACTACGATCTCGGCAACGATTTCCGCTAAGGCGTAGTTCTTCTTCCCGGCATCGCCGGGAAGAAGAACACGTAACGAGGCCGGCCCGTGCCGCACTTCCCGCTCCTTGAAAGAGGAGCAGGGGAGTGCGGTGCGGGCCGGCCTTTTTCATGCCCAAGGGTGCCGGTCCCGTATCGGGGGACCTGGGCCCGGGGCCTGGCCGCAAGTGCTGGTGGCAGGTGTCCGGGCGGGTACACGACGGTGTCACGGTTCGCAGATGGTGTGGGAACAGTTGTAAATGCACCCAGGTTTCGACGGGTGGTCCCCTGATGCACACGATTGCGGGGCAGCACGTGCGGTCTCATTTCGCGGAATGATGCGGAATTTCGGACGCGCACGAGAGCGGCCATGGGCTTGTGCACCTAGGTGACAAGTTGCCTGGTGATGTCTTGGCAAGCGGAGGAATGGTGACAGGTGCCGAGCGCTTCTGCATGGGACCGAACGGCCTTGCCGCTTCCGCTTTGGAAGGCATGCAACGTGAACCTCGGAGGGGCCGGGCGGTGTGCCGGTCAGCCGATGGCCTTGGCTCTCGGGTGGAAGATCCAATTTCGGCGGAGCCGCTGTTCGGGATCACGGGCCTTGTTTTGCAAGACGTAGGGGATCGAATTCACCACCACGATCTTGAAGTGTCCGGCATGGAAGGAAGCATGGCATGCCGGGCAAAGAAGCGCGCCATTGGCCAGGTTGGTTTCGCCGCCGAGGTACCAGGGCTTGATGTGGTTCGCTTCGCAGCGGTGCCCTGCCATGCTGCACCCGGGATTGATGCAGCCCCTGTCTCGCAGCATCATGGCCCGTCTTTGTGCACGGTTGAAGAAGCGTTGGGTCCTGCCGAGATCCAAAGGTTGCGACTCCGTCCCCAGCACGGCGGGAATGACGTTGGCGGAACAGGCGAGTCTTCGCGCGTAGCCGGCCGAAACCAGGTGGTTGTGGCTGGTGATGCCCGGGTCGTTCAGCTTCCCGATCAGGGAATCCCAGGAAATCGTGACGATCAATTCCACATTGGGCCTCATGGGCAGATCCGGCGCGGCTTCCTGATCACCGTCGGCAACGAAGCGCGCGGAATCGAACAGGAACTGGAGCAAGCTCCTTGCCTTCAGCCGTTCCCGGGCCGCTGCCGGCGTTTCGCCGGGCTGGAGCTGCAACCCGGGCATCTGGTCTTCGGCGCTTCCCGGCAGTCCAACATCTGTAAACCCTGCTCGCGGACGCTGGTCTTCGGGCATATCGGGATCGACGGCCCACGGCGGGATCAGATGCGCAGCCGGGGAAAGGGGGCCGGTCGAAAGGCCCGGAAGCTCGGGTTGCCCACCGGCATATTCCCCTGGCTGTTGCCCATTGCTGTCTCCAGCGGGGGATGTGGCGTCACGTCCGAATGCGGACCGCGGATTGGAGAGTTGGTCCGATAGCTTCTGGAGCATCTCATGTCCCCGGAGGTCGGTGCAGAGCTCCCAGATGAATCCGCGTGACTGCTTGCCCTTGTAACGCAGCCCGACGTGGGCTTCCATCTCCGCCTCGCTGCGTTCCAGCGCGCAAGCGTCGAGTTCCGCGCAGAAGCGCTTGAAAAGCTGGGCGGTGCCGGCGGTGTTCCTGTCTGCCAATGATTCGGCGAGCTGCTGCTCAATGGCCGCGGCTGTTGCCACGGGATCCTGCTGGGCATCGATGCCTGGTTGCAGCGCGAGCATTCGCCGGGCGGCGAGTGCGACCTGGTGGGGGTCGGCCGAACCGTCATTGAACACGCTGGCCAGCTGCCCAAAGCGCGGCGGGACAACGGAGCCGTTGAACCCAGCATGGGGGAGCAGCAGGTCGTGAACGATGATCCGGTGCTTGGCCTGGGCAAAGGAAAGTTGCAGCTGGTCCTTGACCAGCTCGGTGGCGTCCTTGAACAGCATCTTGGTCCCGGGAGCGTTGCGCTGGTCATCGGGCAGCGAAGTGCTTCCTCCGATGAATGCAGCCAAGTCGCGATGCACTTCTTGAAGCCGGGCAAGGGGTTCTTCCCGCAGGGTGTGGGCCTCGGTTTCCTCGAGTTTCCCCGCTGCAACGATCTGGGCGCGGCCGGCGGTCCGGGCCAGGTCCTCGGTCAGCAGTGCCAGGAAGACGGCCCTGGCAGGCGACGAGGAGACGGCTTGTGCGAGGTCGTCATGGAGGATCTTCTGCATGGAGTTCAGGACGGCGAGCAGGCGCAACTTTTCGTCCACCGTGGCTGCGGATGGGTTTGCATCCGGGCCTTCAGTGGACGGAGCCAGGATTTGCTGGAGACCAGCCAATCCGGCAGTCGCGAGTGTTGCCGTCGTCGTCATGCCATCCACCATGGACCTTTGCCGGGTCGAAATGTTGGGTCTGGGCAAATATGTGGATAACTTTCGGTGGATTGACGGTGGCGCCGGGATCGGATGGAAAGGTATTGGGGTTCCCGGGATCGGTCGGATGGCGGCGGAAATTAAGTGATGTGCGTTTCAGTGCAGGCACGCGGGGCAGCCCTGATGGCGGGGGACTATGGCGGAATCACTGTGGTTCCTGAAGCGACGGGGGGGAGCATGGCCCGAATCCATGGGCATTGGGGGCCTGTACGGAAGAAGCGCGGTGTCAGGCGACGGGTGATCCGCGTGCTAAGCTTGTGCTAATTGTTTTTCATGTGTGGCAAATGGACACGGTCCGGGTTGCGGGTAGGTTGCGCAACAGATGCCACACTTTCGCACGCCTAGGGTCAAATCCGAAATCGCTGTGATGAAACGACTATAAACGCAGCGTCTCCAAGCAGTTTGATTGTGGGTGGCGCCGCAGAACAAAGAAACCGGAGGACACGAAAGTGCCTACTATTCAGCAGCTGATCCGCAAGGGTCGCTCGCCGAAGGTCACCAAGACCAAGGCCCCAGCCCTTAAGGGCAACCCAATGCGTCGTGGCGTATGCACCCGTGTGTACACCACCACCCCGAAGAAGCCGAACTCCGCACTTCGTAAGGTCGCACGTGTGCGTCTTGCCGGTGGCGTCGAAGTTACCGCTTACATTCCGGGTGTCGGCCACAACCTGCAGGAACACTCCATCGTGCTGGTGCGCGGCGGACGTGTGAAGGACCTCCCGGGTGTGCGCTACAAGATCGTACGTGGCGCTCTCGATACCCAGGGTGTCAAGAACCGTAAGCAGGCTCGTTCCCGCTACGGCGCCAAGAAGGAAGGTAAGTAATGCCTCGTAAGGGCCCCGCGCCACAGCGCCCCCTCGTCTCGGATCCGGTATACGGTTCCCCGCTTGTTACCCAGCTGATCAATAAGGTTTTGGTCGACGGTAAGAAGTCCACCGCAGAGCGTATCGTTTACGGTGCACTCGCAGGTGCCTTGGCCAAGAACGGTACCGACCCGGTTGTGACCCTGAAGAAGGCCATGGATAACATCCGCCCGGCCCTCGAGGTTCGCTCCCGCCGTGTTGGTGGCGCAACCTACCAGGTTCCCGTTGAGGTCAAGCCCGGACGCTCCACCGCGCTGGCTCTTCGCTGGCTCGTTGGCTACTCCAAGGCTCGCCGCGAGAAGACGATGATTGAGCGTCTCATGAACGAGATCCTCGACGCATCGAATGGTCTTGGTGCCGCTGTCAAGCGTCGCGAAGACACTCACAAGATGGCAGAGTCCAACAAGGCCTTCGCCCACTACCGCTGGTAAAAAGCGTTTAGTCCGGTTGGCGGGATTGGTCGCAGACCGGTTCCGCCAACGTCGCGGGCATAATCAACAAAGGGAGACATCGTGGCACAGGACGTGCTTACCGACCTTAACAAGGTCCGCAATATCGGCATCATGGCCCACATCGATGCCGGTAAGACCACTACTACGGAACGCATCCTGTTCTACACGGGTGTGAACCACAAGCTCGGCGAAACGCACGACGGTGCCTCGACGACCGACTGGATGGAACAGGAAAAGGAACGCGGCATTACGATCACGTCTGCCGCCGTGACCTGCTTCTGGAACAACAACCAGATCAACATCATTGACACCCCGGGCCACGTTGACTTCACCGTTGAGGTAGAGCGCTCGCTGCGCGTCCTCGATGGCGCAGTTGCCGTGTTCGATGGCAAGGAAGGCGTGGAGCCGCAGTCCGAGACTGTTTGGCGCCAGGCCGACAAGTACAACGTGCCGCGTATCTGCTTCGTCAACAAGATGGACAAGCTGGGTGCTGACTTCTACTTCACCGTAGACACCATCATCAAGCGCCTCGGTGCCAAGCCGCTGGTCATGCAGCTGCCGATCGGCTCCGAGTCCGAGTTCACCGGCGTTGTCGACCTGATGACCATGAAGGCTTTCGTTTGGGAAGGTGACTCCAAGGGTGACGTCACCATGGGTGCCGCCTACGAAACCCGCGAAATCCCGGCCGACCTGCTGGAAAAGGCCGTGGAATACCGCGCCAATCTGGTAGAGGCCGTCGCCGAGGGCTCTGACGAGCTCATGGAGAAGTTCCTCGAAGGCGAAGAGATCAGCATTGCCGAGCTCAAGGCCGGCATCCGCACGATGGTCGTCAACTCGCAGCTCTACCCGGTCTTCTGTGGTTCCGCATTCAAGAACCGCGGTGTCCAGCCGATGCTCGATGCTGTCATCGACTACCTGCCGAATCCCATGGATGTTGGCGCGACGGTCGGTCACGATCCGAAGAACGAAGAGATCGAGATCCGGCGCGAGCCGAATGAAACCGAGCCCTTCTCGGCACTTGCCTTCAAGATTGCAACTCACCCGTTCTTCGGCCAGTTGAACTTCATCCGCGTGTACTCGGGCAAGGCAACTCCCGGTACCCAGCTGCTGAACTCGACGAAGCAGAAGAAGGAACGTATTGGCAAGCTCTTCCAGATGCACGCCAACAAGGAAATGCCCGTAGACGAGGTCCACGCCGGCCACATCTACGCTGTGATTGGCCTCAAGGACACCACCACCGGTGATACCTTGTGCGATCCGGCACACCCGATCGTTCTTGAGTCGATGTCCTTCCCTGATCCCGTGATCTTCGTTGCCATCGAGCCGAAGACCAAGGGTGACCAGGAGAAGCTCTCGACTGCAATCCAGAAGCTTTCGGCCGAGGACCCGACGTTCACCGTCTCCCTCAACGAAGACACCGGCCAGACCGAAATCGGCGGCATGGGCGAGCTTCACCTGGACATCCTGGTGGACCGCATGCGTCGCGA encodes:
- a CDS encoding DNA-directed RNA polymerase subunit beta', translated to MSSESSFGLMRIGLATAEEIRGWSYGEVKKPETINYRTLKPEKDGLFCEKIFGPTRDWECNCGKYKRVRFKGIICERCGVEVTRAKVRRERMGHIELAAPVTHIWYFKGVPSRLGYLLDLAPKDLEKIIYFAAYMVTAVDEERRHAELPNLQAQHDLERKQLVDTRDSDIASIARELEDQLAALEADGAKAAEKKKTRDLADKTMAQVRKRADADIERLDQVWDRFKNLKVADLEGDEGLFRSLRERYGLYFEGSMGAEAIKKRLESFDMEAEAEILREIIETGKGQRKTRALKRLKVVNAFLTTTNSPLGMVLDAVPVIPPELRPMVQLDGGRFATSDLNDLYRRVINRNNRLKRLLDLGAPEIIVNNEKRMLQEAVDSLFDNGRRGRPVTGPGNRPLKSLSDMLKGKQGRFRQNLLGKRVDYSGRSVIVVGPQLKLHQCGLPKQMALELFKPFVMKRLVDLNHAQNIKSAKRMVERYRPQVWDVLEEIITEHPVLLNRAPTLHRLGIQAFEPQLVEGKALQLHPLVCAAFNADFDGDQMAVHLPLSPEAQAEARILMLSSNNILKPSDGRPVALPSQDMIIGLHHLTTKRLDEKGAGRAFSSAAEAIMAMDRGELHLNAPAKIRVSGFVPSADQPAPDGWVEGTEALIDTSLGQVLFNETLPADYPWVERVAGKDALSDIVNDLAERYPKVVTAATLDNLKDAGFKWATRSGITVAISDITSNMDKATILAPYEEKARRVQSQYDKGLIADSERRQDLIDIWTKATDEVAAAMQAGMEELNTINRMVTSKARGNWLQLRQIAGIRGLVSNPKGEIIPRPIKSSYREGLSVLEYFIATHGARKGLADTALKTANSGYLTRRLVDVSQDVIVREQDCGTSRGLNVPIAYTDEIGTVRMHETVENSAYTRTLATDVVDADGKVLAAGGSDVGDVLIDELFAAGVTDIKVRSVLTCESAVGTCALCYGRSLASGKTVDIGEAVGIIAAQSIGEPGTQLTMRTFHTGGAASAEDITQGLPRIQELFEARTPKGVAPISEVAGRVTIEDSEKQLRIVITPDNGDEEIAYPVLRRARLLVIEGESVTVGQQLVAGAIDPKQVLRVLGPREAQKFLVREVQEVYQSQGVGIHDKHVEVIVRQMLRRITVIESGETDLLPGELADKARFQSENRKAVSEGKRPASGRDELMGITKASLATDSWLSAASFQETTRVLTQAAMEGKSDPLLGLKENVIIGKLIPAGTGLDRYTQVNVEPTEAAKASLFTGQSAFSTGMDYEGLEPGLSPEFHAIAMDDYDLGNDFR
- the rpsG gene encoding 30S ribosomal protein S7; this encodes MPRKGPAPQRPLVSDPVYGSPLVTQLINKVLVDGKKSTAERIVYGALAGALAKNGTDPVVTLKKAMDNIRPALEVRSRRVGGATYQVPVEVKPGRSTALALRWLVGYSKARREKTMIERLMNEILDASNGLGAAVKRREDTHKMAESNKAFAHYRW
- a CDS encoding HNH endonuclease signature motif containing protein; translation: MDEKLRLLAVLNSMQKILHDDLAQAVSSSPARAVFLALLTEDLARTAGRAQIVAAGKLEETEAHTLREEPLARLQEVHRDLAAFIGGSTSLPDDQRNAPGTKMLFKDATELVKDQLQLSFAQAKHRIIVHDLLLPHAGFNGSVVPPRFGQLASVFNDGSADPHQVALAARRMLALQPGIDAQQDPVATAAAIEQQLAESLADRNTAGTAQLFKRFCAELDACALERSEAEMEAHVGLRYKGKQSRGFIWELCTDLRGHEMLQKLSDQLSNPRSAFGRDATSPAGDSNGQQPGEYAGGQPELPGLSTGPLSPAAHLIPPWAVDPDMPEDQRPRAGFTDVGLPGSAEDQMPGLQLQPGETPAAARERLKARSLLQFLFDSARFVADGDQEAAPDLPMRPNVELIVTISWDSLIGKLNDPGITSHNHLVSAGYARRLACSANVIPAVLGTESQPLDLGRTQRFFNRAQRRAMMLRDRGCINPGCSMAGHRCEANHIKPWYLGGETNLANGALLCPACHASFHAGHFKIVVVNSIPYVLQNKARDPEQRLRRNWIFHPRAKAIG
- the rpsL gene encoding 30S ribosomal protein S12, with translation MPTIQQLIRKGRSPKVTKTKAPALKGNPMRRGVCTRVYTTTPKKPNSALRKVARVRLAGGVEVTAYIPGVGHNLQEHSIVLVRGGRVKDLPGVRYKIVRGALDTQGVKNRKQARSRYGAKKEGK
- the fusA gene encoding elongation factor G; translation: MAQDVLTDLNKVRNIGIMAHIDAGKTTTTERILFYTGVNHKLGETHDGASTTDWMEQEKERGITITSAAVTCFWNNNQINIIDTPGHVDFTVEVERSLRVLDGAVAVFDGKEGVEPQSETVWRQADKYNVPRICFVNKMDKLGADFYFTVDTIIKRLGAKPLVMQLPIGSESEFTGVVDLMTMKAFVWEGDSKGDVTMGAAYETREIPADLLEKAVEYRANLVEAVAEGSDELMEKFLEGEEISIAELKAGIRTMVVNSQLYPVFCGSAFKNRGVQPMLDAVIDYLPNPMDVGATVGHDPKNEEIEIRREPNETEPFSALAFKIATHPFFGQLNFIRVYSGKATPGTQLLNSTKQKKERIGKLFQMHANKEMPVDEVHAGHIYAVIGLKDTTTGDTLCDPAHPIVLESMSFPDPVIFVAIEPKTKGDQEKLSTAIQKLSAEDPTFTVSLNEDTGQTEIGGMGELHLDILVDRMRREFRVEANVGKPQVAYRETIKKAVEKVDFTHKKQTGGSGQFAKVQVSFEPLEVVDGVIYEFKNGVTGGRIPREYIPSVDAGIQDAMQFGILAGYPMVGVKATLLDGAYHDVDSSEMAFKIAGSQVFKEGARRAQPIILEPVMDVEVRTPEEYMGDVIGDLNSRRGSIASMEDAAGVKVIRATVPLSEMFGYIGDLRSKTQGRAVYSMTFSSYAEVPKAVAEEIIQKSRGE